A genomic stretch from Prochlorococcus marinus str. MIT 9312 includes:
- the urtD gene encoding urea ABC transporter ATP-binding protein UrtD — translation MNNKDLLNLIDITVSFEGFLALNKLNLNLKKGELRAVIGPNGAGKTTFLDVITGKVKPTKGEVIFKGKSLIGRKEHKIARLGVGRKFQSPRIFENLTVKENLEISVSTPKSPLNLINKNIKDDQLDEIERLMKIVNLSQKVNSKAGSLSHGQKQWLEIAMLVGQKPDLMLVDEPVAGLTDEETDLTADLLKSLSGDNTVVVIDHDMEFIRRLDSNVSVLNQGRVLCEGTMETIQKDKKVIDVYLGRPED, via the coding sequence ATGAATAATAAAGATCTTCTAAATCTAATAGATATTACTGTTAGTTTCGAGGGTTTTTTAGCTCTTAATAAACTTAATTTAAATTTAAAGAAAGGAGAATTAAGAGCTGTAATAGGACCGAATGGCGCCGGTAAAACAACATTTCTTGATGTAATAACTGGAAAAGTTAAACCAACAAAAGGTGAAGTAATTTTTAAAGGGAAATCATTAATAGGTAGAAAGGAACACAAGATTGCTCGACTTGGAGTTGGAAGAAAGTTTCAAAGTCCAAGGATCTTTGAGAATTTAACAGTTAAAGAAAATCTAGAAATATCAGTATCGACTCCTAAAAGTCCCTTAAACCTTATAAATAAAAATATTAAAGATGATCAGCTTGATGAGATTGAACGTCTTATGAAAATTGTCAATTTATCTCAAAAAGTCAATTCAAAAGCTGGTTCTTTATCTCATGGCCAAAAACAATGGCTAGAAATAGCCATGTTAGTTGGACAGAAGCCAGATTTAATGCTGGTAGATGAACCTGTAGCTGGCTTAACAGATGAAGAGACTGATCTTACTGCTGATTTATTAAAATCTTTATCAGGAGATAATACTGTTGTTGTTATAGATCATGATATGGAATTTATAAGAAGACTTGATAGTAACGTTTCCGTATTAAATCAGGGAAGAGTATTATGCGAAGGGACAATGGAAACTATACAAAAGGACAAAAAAGTTATTGACGTTTATTTAGGAAGACCTGAGGATTAG
- the urtC gene encoding urea ABC transporter permease subunit UrtC — protein sequence MSLSKIKFDKKIVLSFWIILIALIIAAPTLLPVFRLNLLGRYLSLSIVALGVDLIWGYTGLLSLGQGIFFALGGYCAAMYLQITSSSEFPNNIPEFFALYGVEKLPFFWEPFRSPVFTFFAIWIIPALVAGLIGFLVFRNRIKGVYFSILTQASLLVFFNFFNGQQKLINGTNGLKTDVTQLFGQMVGSESIQRLFFWLTAILVIASWFFAKWVVKGRFGNILIGIRDDEPRVRFTGYNPVIFKTIIFSIAGGLAGISGALYTVQSGIVSPQFMTVPFSIEMVIWVAVGGRGTLLGAILGAVFINYAKSLVSEALPASWMFIQGGLFILVVTALPEGVLGWIQGDGPRNLLQRFGLKRKIETYPSLEVNNKEGNNE from the coding sequence ATGTCCTTAAGTAAAATTAAATTTGATAAAAAAATAGTATTATCATTTTGGATAATATTAATAGCTTTAATTATTGCAGCACCAACTCTACTCCCTGTATTTAGACTAAACCTTCTAGGAAGATACTTATCCTTATCCATAGTTGCACTTGGTGTTGATCTTATCTGGGGATATACAGGTTTACTAAGTCTAGGACAAGGTATATTTTTTGCACTCGGTGGATATTGTGCAGCAATGTATTTGCAAATAACCAGCTCCTCTGAATTTCCAAATAATATTCCTGAATTTTTTGCATTATATGGTGTTGAAAAATTACCTTTTTTTTGGGAACCATTTAGATCGCCTGTTTTTACCTTCTTTGCTATTTGGATCATTCCAGCATTGGTTGCTGGTTTAATTGGATTTCTTGTTTTCAGGAATAGAATCAAAGGGGTTTATTTTTCTATACTTACTCAAGCTTCTCTTCTTGTATTCTTTAACTTCTTTAATGGACAACAAAAACTTATAAATGGAACAAATGGATTAAAAACAGATGTAACACAACTATTTGGTCAGATGGTAGGTTCTGAGTCCATCCAAAGACTATTCTTTTGGTTAACTGCCATACTAGTAATAGCATCATGGTTTTTTGCAAAGTGGGTAGTCAAAGGGAGATTTGGCAATATTCTTATAGGAATTCGAGATGATGAACCAAGAGTTAGGTTTACAGGATACAATCCAGTGATATTTAAGACGATAATATTTTCTATTGCTGGAGGTCTTGCTGGTATTTCGGGTGCTTTATATACTGTTCAGTCTGGAATAGTATCACCTCAATTTATGACAGTTCCCTTTTCTATAGAAATGGTTATATGGGTTGCTGTTGGAGGTAGAGGAACTTTATTGGGAGCGATACTAGGAGCTGTTTTCATCAACTATGCAAAAAGTCTAGTAAGTGAAGCTTTACCTGCTAGCTGGATGTTTATTCAAGGAGGGTTATTTATTTTAGTTGTAACAGCTCTGCCAGAAGGAGTTCTAGGATGGATTCAAGGAGATGGTCCTAGGAATCTTCTTCAAAGATTTGGTTTGAAAAGGAAGATTGAAACCTATCCAAGCTTAGAAGTTAACAATAAGGAGGGGAATAATGAATAA
- the urtB gene encoding urea ABC transporter permease subunit UrtB, with protein MELLLDSLFNGVAIGSVLLVAALGLAIVFGLMGVINLAHGELMMLGAYTTYVTQLIFKLPILKPFYNSYIIVSIFLAFIVSGVVGILLEKTIIRKLYGSPLETLLATWGVSLILQQFVRSVPLAYGTGLVISLIIGLFLPTTFPSKIKESINFKYFKFSSWIFAALTGVLTGSVISSSVSKLSRASARNVDVTAPSWMRGQVEIIGTAFPKTRLMIIVITLISVIAITLFLNQSAWGMRIRAVTQNRQMSDCLGISTEKVDIITFGIGSGLAGVAGVAVSLLGSVGPNVGGNYIVGCFMVVVLGGVGNLLGTVLASFGIGIMTDLIGAGRFLSIWPDMPLPLSNTINFFATTSMARVMIFALIVIFLQFKPTGLFPQKGRMVEN; from the coding sequence TTGGAGTTACTTCTAGATAGTCTTTTTAATGGTGTTGCGATCGGATCTGTATTACTTGTTGCCGCATTAGGTCTAGCAATTGTTTTTGGGCTTATGGGTGTTATTAATCTTGCCCATGGAGAATTAATGATGCTTGGAGCTTACACAACATACGTTACACAATTAATTTTCAAATTACCTATATTAAAACCTTTCTACAATTCATACATAATAGTTTCAATTTTCCTTGCTTTTATTGTTAGTGGAGTAGTAGGCATTCTCCTGGAAAAAACTATAATAAGAAAGCTTTATGGAAGTCCACTAGAAACACTTCTGGCAACTTGGGGCGTAAGCTTAATTCTTCAACAATTTGTCAGAAGTGTACCTTTAGCTTATGGAACCGGTCTAGTTATAAGTCTGATAATTGGTTTATTTTTACCAACAACCTTTCCTTCTAAAATAAAAGAATCAATAAACTTTAAATATTTTAAATTTAGTTCCTGGATATTTGCCGCTTTAACTGGGGTCCTGACAGGTAGCGTAATCTCATCCTCTGTAAGCAAACTTAGTAGAGCAAGTGCTCGTAATGTTGATGTAACAGCGCCCTCATGGATGAGAGGTCAAGTAGAAATTATTGGCACTGCATTTCCTAAAACAAGATTAATGATAATTGTAATTACTCTAATCTCTGTAATAGCAATAACATTATTTCTTAATCAAAGTGCTTGGGGCATGCGTATAAGAGCAGTTACTCAGAACCGACAAATGAGTGATTGCCTTGGTATATCTACTGAAAAAGTCGATATAATTACTTTTGGGATTGGATCTGGCTTAGCAGGAGTTGCAGGAGTAGCAGTATCTCTTTTAGGCTCTGTAGGACCAAATGTTGGCGGAAACTATATAGTTGGTTGTTTTATGGTTGTAGTGCTGGGAGGCGTAGGAAATTTGTTAGGAACAGTACTTGCTTCATTTGGAATAGGAATAATGACTGATTTAATTGGAGCTGGAAGGTTCTTATCAATATGGCCAGATATGCCTTTACCTTTATCAAACACAATCAACTTTTTTGCGACCACAAGTATGGCAAGAGTGATGATATTTGCACTAATTGTTATATTCTTACAATTTAAACCTACAGGTTTATTTCCTCAAAAAGGAAGGATGGTTGAAAACTAA